The Eubacteriaceae bacterium Marseille-Q4139 genome has a window encoding:
- a CDS encoding polysaccharide export protein — METTKTTYQDDEFEIDLLEVLRALKKRIWLILLAAVLGGGIFGAFSKFVLVPQYQSTAMLYVLSKETTLTSLADLQIGSQLTKDYQVIVTSRPVLEDVISALGIDMKYEDFKEKLTIGNPADTRILSITAEDPDPYLAKQIVDQVADTASEYIGDIMEMIPPKMIEEGAVPTQKSSPSNTRNALIGAFLGVFLVCGMAVLEIILNDTIENEEDVAKYLGLSVLASIPEWKEIRPEDIDDDDLSPRSRKKKRRMSK; from the coding sequence ATGGAAACCACAAAGACGACATACCAGGATGACGAGTTTGAGATTGATTTGTTGGAGGTCCTGCGGGCCTTAAAAAAGAGAATATGGCTGATCCTTTTGGCGGCTGTGCTTGGCGGCGGCATTTTCGGCGCATTCAGCAAGTTTGTGCTTGTGCCCCAGTATCAGTCGACAGCCATGCTGTACGTGCTGTCGAAGGAGACGACGCTGACGTCGCTGGCAGACCTTCAGATCGGAAGCCAGCTTACGAAGGACTATCAGGTTATCGTTACGAGCCGGCCGGTTTTGGAGGATGTGATTTCGGCTCTTGGCATTGACATGAAATATGAGGACTTTAAGGAGAAGCTCACCATCGGAAACCCGGCGGATACGCGAATCCTTTCGATTACGGCAGAGGATCCTGATCCGTATCTTGCAAAGCAGATTGTGGATCAGGTGGCTGATACGGCATCGGAATATATCGGGGACATCATGGAGATGATTCCGCCGAAGATGATTGAGGAAGGTGCGGTGCCGACTCAGAAGTCGAGCCCGAGCAATACGAGAAATGCCCTGATCGGAGCGTTCCTTGGAGTATTCCTTGTATGCGGCATGGCAGTTCTTGAGATTATTCTGAACGATACCATTGAGAATGAAGAGGATGTAGCCAAGTATCTTGGACTTTCTGTCCTTGCTTCGATTCCGGAGTGGAAGGAAATCCGTCCGGAGGATATTGACGACGATGACCTGTCGCCGCGTTCCAGAAAGAAGAAGAGGAGAATGAGCAAATGA
- a CDS encoding elongation factor G, producing MDVYGTKQIRNVVLLGHGGAGKTTVAEAMAYLTGTIKRMGKVADGNTISDYDKEEIKRQFSISTSMVPIEYDGAEGKIKINLLDTPGYFDFVGEVEEAMSVADAAVIVVNCKAGIEVGTEKAWELCEEYKLPRILFVTNMDDDHASFRELILKLEKKFGRKIAPFQVPIRENEKFVGFVNAVKMAGRRFTSEVGGYEECEIPEYTKKNLAIIRDALIEAVAETSEEYMERYFSGEEFTQDEIYTAIQTHVCQGDIVPVFMGSGINCQGFGALLNAIDRYFPSPDEAGECVGVDVSNGEHFVAKYNDSVSLSAKVFKTVVDPFIGKYSLMKICTGTLKPDSTIYNVNKDAEEKVSKIYLLRGKDVIEVPELKAGDIGAVAKLSVTQTGDTIALRSAPIVYHKPKVSTPYTYMRYAAKTKGDEDKISSALSKLMEEDLTLRAVNDVENRQSLLYGIGDQQLDVVVSKLQSRYKVDIELSKPKFAFRETIRKKVEAAGRYKKQSGGHGQFGDVKMEFEPSGDLETPYVFEERVFGGAVPKNYFPAVEKGVQECCLKGPLAAYPVVGIKATLVDGSYHPVDSSEMAFKMAATLAFKKGFMEANPVLLEPIASLKVVVPDKFTGDVMGDLNRRRGRVLGMNSIHGGKQEIIADVPMSELFGYNTDLRSMTGGIGNYSYEFSRYEQAPGDVQKKEVEARASKVDQADA from the coding sequence ATGGACGTTTATGGAACCAAACAAATCCGAAATGTTGTACTCTTAGGCCACGGCGGCGCCGGAAAGACCACAGTCGCAGAGGCAATGGCTTATCTGACCGGCACGATTAAGCGGATGGGTAAGGTTGCTGACGGAAATACCATCAGCGATTATGATAAAGAAGAGATCAAGAGACAGTTTTCCATTTCCACCAGCATGGTGCCGATTGAATACGACGGAGCCGAGGGAAAGATCAAGATCAACCTTCTCGATACGCCAGGATACTTCGATTTTGTCGGCGAGGTGGAGGAAGCCATGAGCGTTGCAGACGCGGCCGTCATCGTCGTAAACTGCAAGGCCGGCATCGAAGTCGGAACAGAAAAGGCATGGGAGCTCTGTGAGGAGTACAAGCTGCCGAGAATCCTGTTTGTCACGAACATGGACGACGACCATGCGTCCTTCCGTGAGCTGATCTTAAAGCTTGAGAAGAAGTTCGGCCGCAAGATCGCGCCGTTCCAGGTGCCGATCCGTGAGAATGAGAAGTTTGTCGGTTTCGTAAATGCCGTTAAGATGGCCGGAAGAAGATTTACGTCTGAGGTCGGCGGCTATGAGGAATGCGAGATTCCGGAATACACGAAGAAGAACTTGGCGATTATCCGCGACGCGTTAATCGAGGCCGTTGCCGAGACGAGCGAGGAATATATGGAGCGGTATTTCTCCGGCGAGGAGTTTACCCAGGATGAGATTTACACGGCGATCCAGACCCATGTCTGCCAGGGAGACATTGTTCCCGTGTTCATGGGCTCCGGCATCAACTGCCAGGGCTTCGGCGCTCTTTTAAATGCCATTGACCGGTATTTCCCGTCGCCGGATGAGGCAGGCGAGTGCGTCGGCGTTGACGTTTCCAACGGCGAGCATTTCGTGGCGAAGTACAATGACAGCGTATCCCTGTCGGCGAAGGTGTTCAAGACCGTGGTGGATCCGTTCATTGGAAAATATTCCCTGATGAAGATCTGTACCGGTACCTTAAAGCCGGACAGCACTATTTATAATGTAAACAAGGATGCCGAGGAGAAGGTTTCCAAGATTTATCTTTTGAGAGGCAAGGATGTTATCGAGGTTCCGGAGCTGAAGGCCGGCGACATCGGCGCTGTTGCGAAGCTTTCCGTGACGCAAACCGGCGATACGATTGCGCTCCGCTCCGCCCCGATTGTTTACCACAAGCCGAAGGTTTCCACGCCGTACACCTATATGCGTTATGCGGCAAAGACCAAGGGCGATGAGGATAAGATTTCCAGCGCGCTTTCCAAGCTGATGGAAGAGGACCTGACGCTCCGCGCTGTCAACGATGTGGAGAACCGTCAGAGCTTACTGTACGGCATCGGCGACCAGCAGCTTGACGTGGTTGTCAGCAAGCTTCAGAGCCGTTATAAAGTAGATATTGAGTTAAGCAAACCGAAATTTGCGTTCCGTGAGACCATCAGAAAGAAAGTGGAGGCAGCGGGCAGATATAAGAAGCAGTCCGGCGGACACGGACAGTTCGGCGATGTCAAGATGGAGTTTGAACCGTCCGGCGACCTGGAGACACCGTATGTTTTCGAGGAGAGAGTATTCGGCGGCGCTGTTCCGAAGAACTACTTCCCGGCTGTGGAAAAGGGCGTACAGGAATGCTGCTTAAAGGGCCCGTTGGCCGCATACCCGGTTGTGGGCATCAAGGCGACGCTGGTGGACGGCTCCTACCATCCGGTAGATTCCTCGGAAATGGCGTTCAAGATGGCTGCAACGCTGGCCTTTAAGAAGGGCTTTATGGAGGCGAACCCGGTGCTCCTTGAGCCGATTGCTTCTTTAAAGGTAGTCGTTCCGGATAAGTTTACCGGCGACGTTATGGGCGACCTCAACAGAAGAAGAGGCCGCGTTCTCGGAATGAATTCGATCCATGGCGGAAAGCAGGAGATCATTGCGGATGTCCCGATGTCTGAGCTTTTCGGATACAACACAGATCTTCGCTCCATGACGGGCGGTATCGGCAATTACTCCTATGAGTTCAGCCGCTACGAGCAGGCTCCGGGAGATGTCCAGAAGAAGGAAGTGGAGGCGAGAGCTTCCAAGGTTGACCAGGCAGACGCATAA
- a CDS encoding prephenate dehydrogenase: MRDTTIAFIGLGLIGGSIARGLKRSDPTIKIMAYMRTKETLRKANEDGIVDVILDGIDEHLSACDIIFLCTPVEYNAAYLKQIRPYLKPGALITDVGSTKTDIHAAVSSMGMEDVFIGGHPMAGSEKTGYENSTDHLLENAYYVITPTEKSTREQIARMTQIAAAIGAIPLVLDCRRHDYSVAAVSHLPHLIASSLVNLVKDNDGADGTMKRLAAGGFKDLTRIASSSPVMWEQICMTNTENLRVLLKKYIASLEKIDQELAGHDSAAIHRLFEESGAYRNSISDTSRGPVTPDFSFSVDVVDEPGSISTLAVILASKGINIKNIGINHSREYGEGALRITFYDNEAMNQAITLLEKFNYTLKN; encoded by the coding sequence ATGAGAGATACAACCATTGCATTTATCGGGCTCGGCCTCATCGGCGGCTCCATTGCCCGCGGCCTAAAACGCTCCGACCCAACCATAAAAATCATGGCCTACATGAGAACAAAGGAAACCCTCAGAAAGGCCAACGAAGACGGGATTGTGGACGTGATCTTAGACGGCATCGACGAACACCTTTCTGCCTGCGACATCATTTTTCTGTGCACGCCGGTGGAATACAACGCCGCCTATTTAAAGCAAATCCGCCCGTACTTAAAACCAGGCGCCCTGATTACCGACGTGGGGAGCACAAAAACCGACATCCATGCGGCCGTATCGTCCATGGGCATGGAAGACGTGTTCATCGGCGGTCATCCCATGGCCGGCTCTGAAAAAACAGGCTATGAAAATTCCACTGACCACCTGTTAGAGAACGCCTACTATGTCATCACGCCCACAGAAAAATCCACGCGGGAGCAGATCGCCAGGATGACACAGATTGCCGCTGCCATCGGCGCCATCCCGCTGGTGTTGGACTGCCGCCGCCATGACTATTCCGTGGCCGCCGTCAGCCATCTGCCCCACCTGATCGCCTCCAGCCTTGTCAATCTCGTGAAAGACAACGACGGCGCCGACGGCACCATGAAACGGCTGGCCGCAGGCGGCTTCAAGGATCTCACCCGGATCGCCTCCTCCTCTCCCGTCATGTGGGAACAGATCTGCATGACGAACACGGAAAATCTCCGGGTGCTTTTAAAAAAATACATTGCCTCCCTGGAGAAAATCGATCAGGAACTGGCCGGCCATGATTCCGCGGCCATCCACAGGCTCTTTGAGGAATCCGGCGCCTACCGGAACTCCATCTCCGATACCAGCCGCGGCCCCGTGACCCCGGACTTTTCGTTTTCGGTGGACGTGGTGGACGAGCCCGGCTCCATCTCCACCCTGGCCGTCATCCTGGCCTCCAAGGGCATCAACATCAAAAATATCGGCATCAACCACAGCAGGGAATACGGCGAGGGCGCTCTGCGGATCACCTTCTATGACAATGAGGCCATGAACCAGGCCATCACCCTGCTTGAAAAATTCAACTATACTTTGAAAAATTAG
- the aroA gene encoding 3-phosphoshikimate 1-carboxyvinyltransferase encodes MKLRPASHIRGEVTVPGDKSVSHRGVMFGSIADGTTEIHNFLEGADCLSTISCFRAMGIPIEKKNGIVTVHGKGLYGLTAPEGILDCGNSGTTMRLMSGILAPRDFSAVLTGDASIQKRPMNRIMEPLTLMGADIKSINGNGCAPLAIHGRPLHGIHYKSKVASAQVKSCILLAGLCADGPTSVTEPQVSRNHTELMLKFFGADVRTEGTTVTVQPARVLTGNKIQVPGDISSAVYFLAAALILPNSEVLIKNVGINPTRAGLLTVCRAMGADITLLNEDHFSAEPVADLLVRSSALKGTVIEGSVIPAMIDELPTVAMMACFADGTTVIRDAAELKVKESNRIEIMVKNLTAMGADVTETEDGMIIRGGKPLHGAVVDSRKDHRIAMTFAAAALAAEGETEILDADCVDISYPNFYRELKRLADN; translated from the coding sequence ATGAAATTAAGACCAGCATCCCACATCCGCGGGGAAGTGACCGTCCCCGGCGATAAATCCGTTTCCCACCGCGGCGTCATGTTCGGCTCCATCGCAGACGGGACAACGGAGATCCATAACTTCCTGGAGGGGGCGGACTGCCTCTCGACCATCTCCTGTTTCCGTGCCATGGGAATCCCCATCGAAAAGAAAAACGGCATTGTGACCGTACACGGAAAAGGCCTTTACGGCCTTACGGCGCCGGAAGGCATCTTAGACTGCGGAAACAGCGGCACCACCATGCGGCTCATGTCCGGCATCCTGGCGCCCAGAGACTTCTCTGCGGTGCTCACCGGCGACGCTTCCATACAGAAACGCCCCATGAACCGGATCATGGAACCGCTCACCCTCATGGGCGCCGACATCAAAAGCATAAACGGAAACGGCTGCGCCCCTCTGGCGATTCACGGACGTCCCCTTCACGGGATCCACTATAAGTCGAAGGTGGCCTCCGCCCAGGTAAAATCCTGTATCCTGCTTGCCGGCCTCTGCGCCGACGGCCCCACAAGCGTCACGGAACCGCAGGTTTCCAGGAACCATACGGAGCTGATGTTAAAATTCTTCGGCGCCGACGTCCGAACAGAAGGAACAACCGTCACGGTACAGCCGGCCAGAGTGCTCACGGGAAATAAAATCCAGGTTCCCGGGGACATCTCCTCGGCCGTCTATTTCCTCGCTGCCGCCCTGATCCTGCCAAATTCCGAGGTGCTCATTAAAAACGTCGGCATCAATCCCACACGCGCCGGACTCCTTACGGTCTGCCGGGCCATGGGCGCCGATATTACCCTGTTAAACGAGGATCACTTCTCCGCCGAGCCGGTGGCCGACCTGCTTGTCCGCTCCAGTGCCTTAAAAGGCACGGTCATCGAGGGAAGCGTGATCCCTGCCATGATCGACGAGCTCCCCACCGTCGCCATGATGGCCTGCTTTGCCGACGGCACCACCGTCATCCGCGACGCCGCCGAATTAAAGGTCAAGGAATCCAACCGGATCGAGATCATGGTGAAGAACTTAACGGCCATGGGCGCCGACGTGACGGAAACCGAAGACGGCATGATAATCCGCGGCGGAAAGCCCCTGCACGGGGCCGTCGTCGACAGCCGGAAGGATCACCGCATCGCCATGACCTTCGCTGCTGCTGCCCTGGCCGCGGAAGGTGAGACGGAAATCCTGGACGCCGACTGCGTGGATATTTCCTATCCGAATTTCTACCGGGAGCTTAAGCGGCTTGCGGATAATTAA
- a CDS encoding CpsD/CapB family tyrosine-protein kinase — translation MNHPVVELKSLDRDDYDFNEAINTLRTNVQFCGSNIKRIMITSSLPDEGKSGVSFSLAHSLAQIGKKVLLIDADIRKSVLVTRHQLTREVNGLSQYLSGQKMREEIVYDVAGIENFSIVFAGPYSPNPAELLEEDLFAGLLDAMSEQYDYIIVDTPPMANLIDGAIVAQHCDGAIMVIESGSISYRLEQKVKEQLEMSGCRILGAVLNKVDLSSQGYYGRYGKYGKYGKYKKYEPYKKYGPQETEQS, via the coding sequence ATGAACCACCCGGTTGTAGAGCTAAAGAGTCTGGACAGGGATGATTATGACTTCAATGAGGCGATCAATACCCTGCGGACAAATGTGCAGTTTTGCGGAAGCAATATCAAGAGAATCATGATTACAAGTTCCCTTCCGGATGAGGGGAAGAGCGGCGTTTCTTTTTCGCTTGCTCACTCCCTGGCACAGATTGGGAAGAAAGTGCTTTTGATTGATGCGGATATCAGGAAATCGGTTCTGGTGACGAGGCATCAGCTTACAAGGGAGGTCAACGGGCTTTCCCAGTATCTGAGCGGCCAGAAGATGCGGGAGGAAATTGTTTACGATGTTGCCGGCATAGAAAACTTCAGCATTGTGTTTGCCGGCCCGTATTCGCCGAATCCTGCGGAACTTTTGGAAGAAGATCTGTTTGCCGGGCTTTTGGATGCCATGAGCGAGCAGTATGACTATATTATTGTGGACACACCGCCGATGGCAAACCTGATTGACGGGGCCATCGTGGCGCAGCACTGCGACGGCGCGATCATGGTAATTGAAAGCGGTTCCATCAGCTACCGTCTGGAGCAGAAGGTCAAGGAACAGCTTGAAATGTCCGGCTGCCGGATTTTGGGCGCTGTGCTCAACAAGGTGGATCTTTCCAGCCAGGGATATTATGGCCGGTACGGAAAGTATGGAAAATACGGAAAGTATAAGAAGTATGAACCGTACAAGAAATACGGCCCGCAGGAGACGGAACAGTCATGA
- a CDS encoding adenine phosphoribosyltransferase (Catalyzes a salvage reaction resulting in the formation of AMP, that is energically less costly than de novo synthesis) produces the protein MKYFDFELCGVKRKLPYVKIKDNLALASFVCLSDTELIQAAAPELVKRLPEVDMLMTAEAKGMCLTYEMSRLMGMKEFIVARKSRKPYMQDPIECTVYSITTQAKQTLYLNGPDAEKIRGKRVALIDDVIATGDSIRAIEELAKKAGAQVAAKAAILAELETAKRTDVIFLKEHYVFRPNDDGTFTPIYTLEN, from the coding sequence ATGAAATATTTTGATTTTGAGCTGTGCGGCGTGAAGCGGAAGCTTCCATATGTAAAGATCAAGGACAATCTGGCCCTTGCAAGCTTTGTCTGCCTTTCTGACACGGAGCTAATCCAGGCGGCAGCGCCGGAGCTTGTGAAGCGGCTTCCCGAGGTGGACATGCTCATGACGGCGGAGGCCAAGGGCATGTGCCTGACGTATGAAATGTCGAGGCTCATGGGCATGAAAGAATTTATCGTGGCGAGAAAGAGCCGGAAGCCGTACATGCAGGATCCTATTGAATGTACGGTTTATTCCATCACGACCCAGGCGAAGCAGACGTTATACTTAAACGGGCCGGATGCGGAAAAAATCCGCGGAAAACGTGTGGCATTGATCGACGATGTGATTGCGACCGGCGATTCCATCCGTGCCATCGAGGAGCTGGCGAAAAAAGCAGGCGCCCAGGTGGCGGCAAAGGCCGCAATTTTAGCGGAGCTTGAGACAGCAAAGCGGACGGACGTGATCTTTTTGAAGGAGCACTATGTGTTCCGGCCAAATGACGACGGGACGTTTACGCCGATCTACACGCTGGAGAACTAG
- a CDS encoding protein tyrosine phosphatase — MEWKYPIIDVHGHIIPGVDDGSRTMEESVEMLELAASQGITAAFATPHCPRHGRPPETNKKREELERLISQKIGEFPIYSGHETFYHEGLLEQLRKGDARTLAGSKYVLVEFRPDTPYTTLFRGLRSLSNAGYVPVLAHMERYGCLRKEQNLTDLLGSGCWLQMNYDSIQGSFFNSEVRWCRKQIQKGRIRLMGTDMHRLNFRPPDIKRALEWLDGHVEPEQLQKLLYGNPMRIVENK; from the coding sequence ATGGAATGGAAGTATCCAATTATTGACGTACACGGCCACATTATTCCCGGAGTGGATGACGGTTCCCGAACCATGGAGGAATCCGTAGAGATGCTGGAACTGGCCGCTTCCCAGGGAATTACGGCGGCGTTTGCGACGCCGCACTGTCCGAGGCATGGCAGGCCGCCCGAAACCAACAAAAAGCGGGAGGAGTTAGAACGCCTGATTTCCCAGAAGATTGGTGAATTTCCCATTTATTCAGGACATGAGACGTTTTATCATGAAGGGCTTCTGGAACAGCTTCGCAAAGGAGATGCACGGACACTTGCCGGCAGCAAATATGTGCTGGTGGAGTTCCGGCCGGATACGCCGTACACGACTTTGTTCCGCGGCCTGCGGTCATTGAGCAATGCCGGATATGTGCCGGTATTGGCCCACATGGAGCGGTACGGATGTTTAAGGAAGGAACAGAATCTGACGGACCTTCTGGGAAGCGGATGCTGGCTTCAGATGAATTACGACAGCATCCAGGGAAGTTTCTTTAACTCTGAGGTGCGCTGGTGCAGGAAGCAGATCCAAAAAGGACGGATCCGCCTGATGGGGACGGATATGCACCGGCTGAATTTCAGGCCGCCGGATATTAAGAGGGCTTTGGAATGGCTGGACGGCCATGTGGAGCCGGAACAGCTTCAGAAGCTGCTGTACGGCAATCCGATGCGGATCGTGGAAAACAAATAA
- a CDS encoding sugar transferase gives MYRKSTKDWFKHLDFMIVDLVCLQAAFLLSYWFRHGVHNAYGTTIYRNMALVITFIDAVVMAFSGTLKNVLKRGYWREFCITVRHVCLVVLLAVFYLFLTQEGSGYSRISLVSMGILYGVLDYLGRCLWKWHLKRSRQASAGSRSLLIVTTSDRLEDIVKSITEHNYERFRIAGAAVIDRDLAGQTVCGIPVVAGKEDVVGYVSREWIDEIFLDLPYEMMLAEELDAKFAEMGVVVHMKIVNTMELSERKRFVEKIGNYTVLTTSINYATAGQLFLKRALDIAGGLVGCLITGILFLFLAPAIYIKSPGPIFFSQVRVGKNGRKFRIYKFRSMYMDAEERKKELMAQNRVKDGMMFKLDWDPRIIGSKKLPDGTVKKGIGNYIRDWSLDEFPQFFNVLKGDMSLVGTRPPTVDEWEKYELHHRARLAIKPGVTGMWQVSGRSNITDFDEVVRLDTEYIKKWSVRLDIKILLRTVLVVVRGDGAM, from the coding sequence ATGTATCGAAAGAGTACGAAGGACTGGTTTAAGCACCTTGATTTCATGATTGTTGATCTGGTGTGCCTTCAGGCTGCGTTCCTTTTGTCTTATTGGTTCAGGCATGGGGTTCACAATGCCTACGGCACGACAATTTACAGGAATATGGCGCTGGTGATTACGTTTATTGATGCGGTAGTCATGGCGTTTTCCGGTACACTCAAAAATGTTTTGAAGCGGGGATACTGGAGAGAGTTCTGCATTACGGTAAGGCATGTGTGCCTCGTGGTGCTTCTGGCTGTTTTTTATCTGTTTTTGACGCAGGAGGGCAGCGGCTATTCCAGAATTTCTCTGGTTTCCATGGGAATTCTCTACGGGGTTCTGGATTACCTTGGAAGGTGTTTGTGGAAATGGCACCTGAAACGGAGCAGGCAGGCTTCTGCCGGCAGCCGGTCCCTTTTGATTGTCACGACCAGTGACCGGCTTGAGGACATTGTGAAGAGTATTACGGAACATAACTATGAACGGTTCCGAATTGCAGGGGCGGCTGTCATTGACAGGGATCTGGCAGGGCAGACGGTCTGCGGGATTCCGGTTGTGGCCGGAAAAGAGGATGTAGTCGGCTATGTCAGCAGGGAGTGGATCGACGAGATTTTTCTTGACCTGCCGTATGAGATGATGCTGGCCGAAGAACTGGATGCAAAGTTTGCAGAGATGGGCGTAGTAGTCCATATGAAAATTGTGAATACCATGGAGCTTTCCGAACGGAAGCGCTTTGTGGAGAAAATTGGAAATTATACAGTGCTGACGACGAGCATTAACTATGCCACCGCAGGGCAGCTCTTTTTAAAGAGGGCGCTGGACATTGCAGGCGGGCTGGTTGGATGCCTGATTACGGGAATTTTGTTCCTGTTCCTGGCGCCGGCGATCTATATAAAGTCTCCCGGCCCGATCTTTTTTTCGCAGGTGCGGGTTGGAAAGAATGGAAGAAAGTTCCGGATTTACAAGTTCCGCAGCATGTATATGGATGCGGAGGAGAGAAAGAAGGAGCTGATGGCCCAGAACCGCGTCAAGGACGGCATGATGTTCAAGCTGGACTGGGATCCCAGGATCATCGGAAGCAAAAAGCTTCCGGATGGAACGGTGAAAAAGGGCATCGGAAATTATATCCGGGACTGGAGCCTGGACGAGTTCCCGCAGTTTTTCAATGTCTTAAAGGGCGACATGAGCCTGGTGGGCACCAGGCCGCCGACTGTGGATGAATGGGAGAAGTATGAGCTTCACCACCGCGCACGGCTTGCTATTAAACCTGGGGTTACCGGTATGTGGCAGGTGAGCGGGAGAAGCAATATTACGGATTTTGATGAGGTTGTGCGGCTCGATACGGAGTATATAAAGAAGTGGAGTGTCAGGCTGGATATTAAGATTTTGCTTCGGACGGTTCTTGTTGTTGTGAGAGGGGACGGGGCGATGTGA
- a CDS encoding LCP family protein yields the protein MSRQGGRKTLIRRIEIGAAAVLGAAVVLYGVHLYRENKAVEAQLAAREAVSEGQERLPAFGSDTLEFNGKTYKRNSYVKAILCMGVDRTGSMQEATTSGFGGQSDGLFLVAQDTARNALKILMIPRDTMTEITLTDLSGNVLGKDVQHLTLAYAYGDGKEKSCEYMQEAVSDLMGGLKIDYYMAVDTDVISILNDAVGGVTVTVPTEGMEKKNPKFIYGSTITLHGKEAEQFVRYRDIEKSHSALYRMDQQTEYMEQFFAAAQQQAKTNSNLVADMFSSIEEYMITDMGRDLYLKMGMDALESGGLSGDSFYTVPGQGVTTARYDEFYPDFDGLTNIILELFYRETS from the coding sequence ATGAGCCGGCAGGGCGGACGGAAAACGCTGATACGCCGCATTGAGATCGGTGCTGCGGCTGTGCTGGGGGCTGCGGTTGTCCTTTACGGCGTTCACCTCTACCGCGAAAACAAGGCAGTGGAGGCGCAGCTTGCTGCCAGGGAGGCCGTTTCGGAAGGACAGGAAAGGCTTCCGGCTTTTGGAAGCGATACCCTGGAATTTAATGGAAAGACGTATAAGCGGAATTCTTATGTTAAGGCAATCCTGTGCATGGGTGTGGACCGGACCGGTTCCATGCAGGAGGCTACCACAAGCGGGTTTGGCGGACAGTCTGACGGCCTGTTCCTTGTGGCTCAGGATACGGCCAGGAATGCCCTTAAAATTTTGATGATCCCGAGAGACACCATGACGGAGATTACGCTGACAGATCTCAGCGGAAATGTACTGGGCAAGGATGTCCAGCATTTGACTTTGGCTTATGCTTACGGCGATGGCAAGGAAAAGAGCTGCGAGTATATGCAGGAGGCTGTCTCCGACCTCATGGGCGGTTTGAAAATCGACTATTATATGGCGGTCGATACGGATGTGATCTCCATCCTGAATGATGCCGTCGGCGGCGTCACAGTGACGGTTCCGACTGAGGGCATGGAAAAGAAAAATCCCAAATTTATTTATGGAAGTACCATTACGCTCCACGGAAAAGAAGCGGAGCAGTTTGTCAGATACCGTGACATTGAGAAGTCCCATTCCGCACTATACCGGATGGATCAGCAGACGGAATATATGGAACAGTTTTTCGCGGCGGCACAGCAGCAGGCCAAAACGAACAGCAATCTCGTCGCGGATATGTTTTCGTCCATTGAGGAGTACATGATCACGGATATGGGCCGTGACTTGTATCTTAAGATGGGAATGGATGCGCTGGAGTCCGGCGGGCTTTCCGGCGACAGTTTTTACACGGTGCCGGGGCAGGGCGTTACGACTGCCCGGTATGATGAGTTCTATCCGGATTTTGATGGACTCACAAATATTATTCTCGAATTGTTCTATCGGGAAACATCCTGA